The Desulfonatronospira thiodismutans ASO3-1 DNA segment TCAGGGCCTTGCGGTAGGCCAGGGCCAGGTAGTACAGGTTCAGATTTTCGAGAAAATCCGCAAACTCCGGAATCACATCCAGAGGAATGACCACGTCCTCGTTTATTTTAAACCCGCTGGTATGCTTGGTTATGGCCGAAAGGCGGTGGCGGTCCTCCCAGAACTCCTCGGCCTCTTTGTCATCACTGGCCACGAATACATCCACCTGGTCGTACGGGGAGACAAGATCAACCACCTTCTGCACGGCATCTTCCAGGGCACCGGCGTCATCCGAATCCAGCTGCAGTATGAGTACGGATATGGGCTCCCCCTCGTAAGTGGACGATTTTTTTTGGTATTCAATGGCCTGGACATACTTGGTCCCGAATTCTTCCAGGGCAGAGATTTTGACCTTGTCCCCGCTTTTCCTGATCTCGTCGCGCAGGGCCACGATCTCTTTTATCACCTGCATGGCGTTGTGCATGCTGTGCCCGTAAAATTCCAGGCACAGCACCCGGTAATGAGCAAGCTGGGGGTACAGGGTAAAACTGGCCTCGGTAATCAGACCGTCCACGCCTTCCTTCTGAATTCCAGGAAGTCCCCCCAGGAATTTGTTGGTAACGTCCTTGCCCAGTCCCGGCGTGCGGATATCATCTCCGGTAAGATTGATGGTCTTGATCAACTCGCCCTGTTCATCCAATACTTCAAAAGTCACTGTTTCATGGGACAGAATCTTGTGCCGGGGATGGTTCACGCGCCGGACCTGGATAATATCCCCGGTGGGAGTGACCATCTTGTAGCTTAAAATATTGTCCAGGGTGGTTCCGTATTCAAAGGCAAAGGGACCGCCTGCGTTTTCGGAAATATTGCCCCCTAAGGAGGAGGCCGCCTTGGAAGCCGGATCCACTGTAAACAAAAGTCCTTTGCGGTCGGCAGCCTTGATGGCGTCCAGGGTGACCACCCCTGACTGGGCGGTCAGCACCATGGTTTCCGGATCTATGTCCATGATGGCTTTCAGCCTGCCGGTGTTAAGAACCACCGTTCTCCTGGAACAGGGTATGGCTCCCCCGGTGAGACCTGTTGCCCCGCCCCTGGGTACCAGGCCAAACTCCATCTCGTTGGCCAGGCGCACCACTGCCTGGACCTGGGCCGTATTTTCAGGGAAAAGGACCATCATGGGCATGTCCAGGCGAAGATCAGTGGCATCAGTGGAACATTCAAGCAAAGTTGAAGGGTTGGTGGCTATATTTTCTGATGAGAGATGCCTGCTGATTTTTTTACGGACCTTTTCCTTGAATCTCTGGTCTTCAAGGTACTCATGCCAGTAATTTTCCAGGCCCTGGGATATAATCCGGTAAAACTTGGGGGCAAGTCCGCCGCGCTCATTTTCAAGCCTGGAAAAAACGCTTTTTTGTACCGACTGCGGGTTGATAAAGGGATTGTACCTGATGATAAAAAGCTCATATGCCAGTTCAAGGGCCAGCTTTTTCACCGATTCAGGCCAGCCCTCAAACTGGCTGGAGCTGATACTTAAAACCTGATCAATAATTATTTCCGGTTCAATGGAAGAGTGTGGCTGTTTATTGGGCATTGACTATAACCTTGTTACATGTTTTCCGGGTCTTTCCCGGTTGATTTTTTTAAGTCCTCCCCTGAAAAGATGTGACTGCAAAAAATCATTTTTGTCTCGCGAACCACGCGAACCACGCGAACCACGCGAAGCGCGTGGCAGGACGCGTGGTTGATTTCTGAATTTTTTATTTCCCTACTTTTTGAAAGTGCATATAAAAAGTGTCTCGCGCGGAGTATTGTCTTTACAGCAATAAGCTCGGCAAGAGAACAGTCAAACTTTTTTACGCTTAAAAAAGCACCCAGGCTCGTGCCGGATCACCGGCAGATACGGCCGATTATAGTACGATTTATAAAAAAGTCTGGGCGGGCAACCCCGAAATCGACTGCGTTTTCATGTCTGGTAAAATCGCAGCACAATCTGGAGGGTTGCTTAAAGGATGGACTGCGAGGGACTTTTGAGCATAATTTCACAATCATCTGTACTGTTTTAAGAACAAGAAAAGGTATCCGCATTGTAAAGTTGCTGAAATGTTAATCAGTTCCGGTTTATCTGTTTTGGCCGAGCTTAATGGCTATTAATCCAAAAGTATACTATCATGTCTAACTTAATAGTTATCGGTTGTAAAGTCATTATCCATGGATGCGGGCAAAAGCTATGGCCTCATCCATTCGTGGGTACAGATAGTTTTCAAATTCTGCGTCAGGTTCTTCCAGGTCAAAGCAGTAACCGTCCTCTCCCAGCAGTCCCTGGGGCACGGGATTGCCCAGTTCCTCGGGATCGCTAACTGAGTCTGCATAAAAACACACCGAAAGCCACCTGCCATCTGCGTCTTCCACCACGTCCACAAGGCAGAAAAGCGGTCTATTGGACTGTTCAGGCAGTTTGGCCCGCAGGCTGGCTGTTACCCCGGTTCTTATCACCAGTTCAAGCTCAGCACCTTTATCCTCCAGTTCCAGGGCAAGCCATTTAAAAACAGGTTTGATCCCGCGGGGATCCTCCTGCCAGTCTTCTAAAAAAGCCTCTATCTCCGACATTTCCAAGCAGCTCCTTTTCAGGATTGACGGTTTCCGGGCTCCTGTTCAGGAACCCGGAAACCGGTTATGGATAAGCTTAACCTCCGAAAAAGGTGTCGTATATACCCATAATCATTATAACCAGGATAAGTGCCGGCACCACGTAGCGGATAAGCAGCACCCACCAGTTGCCCAGAGAGATAAGCCCGGCGTTCTTGTTGCCTTCCTGAACGGCATTTCTGGCTCCCCATATGTAGCCTACGAATATGGCGGTCAAAAGACCTCCCAGGGGCAGAAAAATGCTGTTGGCAAACCAGTCATAGGTATCGAGCATGTCCATACCCAGACCGGGAAAAGTCACATCGCTCAGCACACTGTAGCCCAGGGTGGTAGGCAGGCCGACCACAAAGATTATGATCCCCATGGTAACGGCGGCACTGCCGCGGGTCCACCCCTTTTCATCTATAAGCCAGGCCGTGACCACCTCCAGCAGGGATATGGCCGAGGTCAAAGCGGCAATGCTCAGCAATATGAAAAAAAGCAGTCCGAAAAGCACTCCCAGAGGCATTTCGGCAAAAACCGCAGGCAGGGTGATAAACACCAGGCCGGGACCACCGTCCGGGGAGAATCCCAGGGCGAAAACCGCCGGGAATATGGCCAGGCCAGCCATAATGGCGATGCCGGTATCCAGACCCACAACCGAGGCTGAATTGCCCGGAATCTCGTCTTTTTCCCGCAGGTAACTGCCATAGGTAATTATAGCCCCCATACCCAGGCTCAGGGTAAAAAAGGCCTGAGATATAGCCCCCAGAAATGTCCTGGGACCCACGTCCCCGAAATTGGGTTGCAGGTAATAGGCCAGCCCCTCTCCGGCTCCAGGCAGGGTAACGGCCCGGATAATCAGGATCACCAGAAGCACCAGGATGGCCGGCATGAGGATGGTCACCCATTTCTGAATACCTTTGACTACTCCTGCGGCAATGATGCTTACGGTCAGGATCATGAAAATGGCCTGCCATATGATGGGTTCCCAGACACTGGTGATGTGGCCGACAAATACTTCTGCATGGTCTATTTCCGCTGCTGTGGCGGACAGAACTACTTTGTAGATGTAGGCCAGGGACCAACCGGCCACAACTGAATAATACGAAAGGATAACGAACCCAGTAAACACCCCAAGAGCACCCACAAGCCACCACGGGGTATTCGGGGCCAGGGCCTTGAATGCTCCCACGGGATTTTTGTTGGTCTTACGGCCCAGGATGACCTCGTTGATCATGACCGGATAACCGATTAGAATAATGGCCACCAGATAGATAACCAGAAAGGCGGCTCCGCCATGTTCCCCGGTCATGTAGGGAAAACGCCAGATGTTGCCCAGTCCCACTGCCGAACCCGAGGCCGCCAGGATAAAGCCAATCCTGGTGGCCCAGCTTTCCCGAAAGTTTAAATCCTGCATCTGATCTCGCCCCTTTGCATTTTTTGAATTAACAGATTTTAACTCCCCTGACTGCAAGCAATTACTATTCAGACCATGCCTCTGGGTAGAAATGCCTCAAAACCCCTTCATCCCGGAAATAATCCGGTGTAATGAAGCCTGGAAGCCTTTTGAGGCTGCAAGCTAAAACCGTGCTTACACATTTTGGAGATTTTTTGCATCAAATTTTTTTTAACAATTTTGTACATTAAATCACTGAACTGAACATATTGCCAAAACCTCTCATCTTGAATTAATAGTGTCTGACATATATCTGCAAATCATACACCGGACGGCCAGTTGAGCTGCCGTCAGGCTCAAACTGAAAAACTCAAGGAAATGCCCCATGTTCTCTACTCCCAGGATCCAGGAAAAGGACGCATGCGCTGTTATAGCCCTTGTGGACAAACAGGGAAGCCCCACACATGCCAATATTGTTCAGACTATAGATGCCCTGCGCAAAATGGGACACCGCTCCGGAGACATCAACGGCGAAGGAGACGGATGCGGGCTGTCCACGGATCTGCCCAGGGGGGTATGGATGAAGCGCCTTTCCAGGTCCGGACTGAATCCTTACCTCGCAGAAAGCAGAGGTTTTTTTGCAGGCCATTTTCTTATTCCCCTGGACCTCAAGGATAAATGGTCCCATATCCAGGAAAAGGCCAGGGCAATTTTAAAGGATGAAGGTTTTGACCTTCTCACCGAAATAGAGGGCAACACCCGCAACCAGGAACTGGGGCCCAGAGCATCTTCTGAAGCCCCGCTTTTCTGGCAGCTGGCCGGAATAGCTCCGGATGGATCCCGCCGGGCTGCAGCCAGACGGCTCTTTCTGGCCCAGATGCGCCTGGAAGAGGAACTTCCCCGCCTGGAAACCGCATCTCTGAGCCTGGACAATGCCATATACAAGCTCCAGGGAATGCCGGACATGCTGCCCAAAGTCTATCCCGAGCTTCGAGACCCGGACATGGCCTCGGTCATGACCCTGGGGCACAGCCGTTATTCCACCAATACCCTGCCCACTGTACTTCGCTCGCAGCCTTTCTCCATGCTGGGCCACAACGGAGAAATAAACACCATAGAAAAGCTTGAGTCCACGGCCAGGATGCTGGGCATAAGACCTGTACCCGAAGGCAGCGACTCTCAGAACCTCAACAGGATCCTGGAAGGCCTGGTACACCAGCACGGCCTGGACATCATGGAAGCCCTGGACATGGTCTTTCCACCCATCCACAGCCTTGTGAAGAATTACCCTGACGAGCTCAAAAACCTTTATTCCCTGTATCGCTGGTTTTTCCCCTGCTCGGCCCAGGGTCCTGCCGCCATAGTGTCCAGATACGGGGATATGTGCCTTGGAAGCGTGGACGCACTGGGACTTCGCCCCCTGTGGTTCGGTGAAAGCGAAACCCATTATTTCCTGTCCTCGGAAAAAGGTGTTGTAGATCTCAAATACAACGTACGCGATCCCAGGCCCCTGGCTCCCGGTGAAAAGATCGCCATCCGCTGCGGCAGGGAAGCCAGGGCCCAGGTCATGGATTACAATACCTGCCAGGAACAGCTTTTGAAAATCATGCAGGGCAGACCGGGCAGCAATGAAAAACTTGCATTTCTCTACTCCATGTTCAACCACGAGCCGGCCTTTTGCAGTGACCATGAGGCCCTGGAACTGGTGCGCCAATTCATGTCCCAGCCCATGAATACAGACCATTCAGGCAGACTGTCTGCATATGGATGGCAGAAGTACGATATAAATATCCGCAAGCGGGTCGCCCAGGAAGGCAGGGAAGCCATAGGCTCCATGGGGCACACCGGTCCCCTGGCATGCCTTATGACCCATGCCCTGCCCAACCTGGCGGATTTTTTCAAGGAAAACGTGGCTGTGGTCACCAACCCGGCCATAGACCGCCAGCGGGAAGCGGAACATTTTTCAACCAGAGTGGTAATCGGCTCAGGCCCGGACATCCGGCCTCAGAGCTCCAGGCAGGCCCTGGGACTGGAACTGGGCACTCCTGTTCTACTAGGAGGCCGCGGCCTTGAAGACACTTTGACTCTGAAACAGGAACAAAACCTGGCCAGAAAATTCAACAGTGCCCTGCTGGAAGAAGTGATGGCCTTTTTCACCGGACAGGGGCATGATACCGCCCGGGCGGCAGTGCTGGACTGCACTTATGTTCCTGGGCAGGGCCTGAACCTGGCCCTGGATTCACTGGCCCACCAGGCCGCGGAAAAGGTGAGCTCCGGCAGTATGCTTCTGGTGCTGGATGATTCCGGTTCCTTCCAGGAAGAGCGCGTGCATATGGACCCGGGCCTGGCCACGGCATGGGTAGTGGAAAAACTGGTCCGGGCCGGCCTGCGCCGCAAGGCCTCTGTGGTGGTTCGCTCCGGAGCGGTGCGCAACCTGCATGACATTATGTTTCTTGTGGGTCTGGGAGCGGAAGCGGTGAACCCATACCTTCTGTGGCGAATTTCAGCGGATTTTGCCACAGAAAAACTGAGCCCGGAAAAGGCTGTTGAAAATACCATGCAGGTACTGCAGGCAGGTATGGAGAAAATCATGTCCACCATGGGTATACATGAGCTCTGCGGCTACGGGCGGATTTTTTCCTCTGTGGGACTTAGCCGACATCTGGCTGAACAGATGCAGGTGGCCAACTTCTGCGAGTCAGAAAACACAGGCATTGGCCTGGATTTTCTGGAAAAACAGGACAGCCTGCGCCTGCAGCGGGCCGGGGACACAACCGAAACAGGCCTTTACTCAGAACCTTCCAGAAACCAGAAGGTGGGACGGACTCTACGCAAGGTCGCCCAGGGCAGGACCGGTTATGCAGAGATGGCTGCCTCCCTGGAAGAAATAGACCGGGAAATTCCCACCGGAATGCGCCATCTTCTGAGCCTGCGTGAAGCACCAAGCGACGATCAGTTGACCCAGGACCAGGTGG contains these protein-coding regions:
- a CDS encoding glutamate synthase-related protein, with translation MFSTPRIQEKDACAVIALVDKQGSPTHANIVQTIDALRKMGHRSGDINGEGDGCGLSTDLPRGVWMKRLSRSGLNPYLAESRGFFAGHFLIPLDLKDKWSHIQEKARAILKDEGFDLLTEIEGNTRNQELGPRASSEAPLFWQLAGIAPDGSRRAAARRLFLAQMRLEEELPRLETASLSLDNAIYKLQGMPDMLPKVYPELRDPDMASVMTLGHSRYSTNTLPTVLRSQPFSMLGHNGEINTIEKLESTARMLGIRPVPEGSDSQNLNRILEGLVHQHGLDIMEALDMVFPPIHSLVKNYPDELKNLYSLYRWFFPCSAQGPAAIVSRYGDMCLGSVDALGLRPLWFGESETHYFLSSEKGVVDLKYNVRDPRPLAPGEKIAIRCGREARAQVMDYNTCQEQLLKIMQGRPGSNEKLAFLYSMFNHEPAFCSDHEALELVRQFMSQPMNTDHSGRLSAYGWQKYDINIRKRVAQEGREAIGSMGHTGPLACLMTHALPNLADFFKENVAVVTNPAIDRQREAEHFSTRVVIGSGPDIRPQSSRQALGLELGTPVLLGGRGLEDTLTLKQEQNLARKFNSALLEEVMAFFTGQGHDTARAAVLDCTYVPGQGLNLALDSLAHQAAEKVSSGSMLLVLDDSGSFQEERVHMDPGLATAWVVEKLVRAGLRRKASVVVRSGAVRNLHDIMFLVGLGAEAVNPYLLWRISADFATEKLSPEKAVENTMQVLQAGMEKIMSTMGIHELCGYGRIFSSVGLSRHLAEQMQVANFCESENTGIGLDFLEKQDSLRLQRAGDTTETGLYSEPSRNQKVGRTLRKVAQGRTGYAEMAASLEEIDREIPTGMRHLLSLREAPSDDQLTQDQVDISVGRHDLPLVIAAMSFGSQGENSFRAYAMAAMKANIICMNGEGGEIPDMLGGFRHNRGQQIASGRFGVFMGLLNSTDFLEIKIGQGAKPGEGGHLPGSKVSPMVAQARKCKPGITLISPSNQHDIYSIEDLAQTITELKTAHPRARVSVKIPVTSGVGTIAVGIAKAGADIINLSGYEGGTGAAREHAKRYVGLPVEIGVSRAHQALVESALRHKVELWCDGGVRNGHEIIKLILLGANRVGLGTLALMGIGCISCRRCHLDRCPMGISTQLRTSEEAKEKGVKSFRPRTAEVEAENLARLLGAIGDEMRMRLARMGQKNLSDLTGRTDLLFQEQGHDQVDLSDLLRTADHPVEDEVSEQGRVVRKPLNYLTRLISDLAMDHFSAGDLRVNFAEEGVSSSDRAVGTYLAGAMERRYPERRDLLAALRLGDSVPGNGLCAFGTSHLEVVVQGGSQDGAAKGFFGGQLGVLKGNNYQGRYIDGSTGKSFAYGAIDGLLMIQNMADSRACVRLSGADVVFGGRITAPVNDQSGNLAVNSHLKGFAFEYMTGGRAVVLGDPGPWLCSGMTGGVVYQCLYPEYDFGQDNIKRRLARGANVVITPISDQGIKDVQELLGPYIQELEKSLQMEEAAIVKDILEHAQTRFAAIVPKPLWVKSAE
- a CDS encoding sodium-dependent transporter; the protein is MQDLNFRESWATRIGFILAASGSAVGLGNIWRFPYMTGEHGGAAFLVIYLVAIILIGYPVMINEVILGRKTNKNPVGAFKALAPNTPWWLVGALGVFTGFVILSYYSVVAGWSLAYIYKVVLSATAAEIDHAEVFVGHITSVWEPIIWQAIFMILTVSIIAAGVVKGIQKWVTILMPAILVLLVILIIRAVTLPGAGEGLAYYLQPNFGDVGPRTFLGAISQAFFTLSLGMGAIITYGSYLREKDEIPGNSASVVGLDTGIAIMAGLAIFPAVFALGFSPDGGPGLVFITLPAVFAEMPLGVLFGLLFFILLSIAALTSAISLLEVVTAWLIDEKGWTRGSAAVTMGIIIFVVGLPTTLGYSVLSDVTFPGLGMDMLDTYDWFANSIFLPLGGLLTAIFVGYIWGARNAVQEGNKNAGLISLGNWWVLLIRYVVPALILVIMIMGIYDTFFGG